A region from the Gossypium hirsutum isolate 1008001.06 chromosome A08, Gossypium_hirsutum_v2.1, whole genome shotgun sequence genome encodes:
- the LOC107939545 gene encoding deSI-like protein At4g17486 isoform X4 produces MRLFPSNSSKGQSNGGSNRALLHLNVYDLTPINNYLYWFGIGIYHSGIEVHGLEYGFGAHEYPTSGVFEVEPRSCPGFIFRRSIVLGSTNLSRSEFRSLMEQLSQKYHGDTYHLIAKNCNHFTNEVCMQLTGKPIPGWVNRLAQLGSFCNCLLPESIQVTAVRHLPDHPAYSDDERSNSAATSLTGESDEEDANHHLLTTQNSDVAFLKEKPLRFAKELL; encoded by the exons ATGCGGTTGTTTCCATCGAATTCGAGTAAGGGTCAGAGTAATGGTGGAAGCAATCGTGCTTTGTTGCATCTCAATGTATATGACCTCACACCTATAAATAACTACCTTTACTGGTTTGGGATTGGGATATACCACTCGGGTATAGAAG TACATGGTTTGGAGTACGGATTTGGAGCACATGAGTACCCCACAAGTGGGGTGTTTGAAGTGGAACCAAGAAGTTGTCCCGGCTTCATATTCAGAAGATCAATAGTATTGGGCAGCACTAACTTGTCTCGTTCAGAATTTCGGTCACTTATGGAGCAGCTTTCCCAGAAGTACCATGGGGACACGTACCATTTAATTGCTAAGAATTGCAACCATTTCACCAATGAAGTATGCATGCAGCTAACTGGAAAGCCTATTCCTGGATGGGTAAATAGGCTGGCTCAATTAG GTTCATTTTGTAACTGTCTACTTCCAGAAAGCATTCAGGTTACTGCAGTTCGACATCTTCCTGATCATCCAGCATATTCCG ATGATGAAAGATCAAATTCTGCTGCAACATCTTTAACAGGAGAGAGCGATGAAGAGGATGCAAATCATCATCTCTTGACTACACAAAACAGTGATGTCGCATTTCTAAAAGAGAAGCCACTGAGGTTTGCCAAAGAACTCCTCTGA
- the LOC107939539 gene encoding nudix hydrolase 8 isoform X1, with protein MECSFFSSKYMPMSEIARLERTNSSQFSSFRPLVEVKSTPHFSSCRGISPKASHSSTPNYSYVPKQAVSSVDEEKLGAGNLLYQINGTNSSLFSRNLRILDSFDDEYGGVIVDSERLPANSTVFASMLSFSISHWKSKGKKGIWLKLPVEKSDLVPVAIKEGFEYHHAERGYVMLTYWLPEGPSMLPANASHQVGVGGFVINDKNEVLVVLEKYCAPQFVGLWKIPTGFIVESEEIFTGAVREVKEETGVDTEFLEVVAFRHVHNVAFEKSDLFFICMLKPVSTHIMVDDHEIQAAKWMPLVEFVEQPLIQQDCMFKKVIDICIERLGKRYCGLSVHQVASTFDGKTSSLYYNVIDSQHNNCIGN; from the exons ATGGAGTGCAGCTTTTTTAGTTCAAAGTATATGCCAATGTCTGAGATAGCACGTCTTGAAAGGACAAATTCAAGCCAGTTTTCGAGTTTCAGGCCATTGGTTGAAGTTAAATCCACCCCACACTTCAGTTCTTGCAGAg GTATATCTCCGAAGGCTTCTCATTCAAGTACTCCGAACTACAGTTATGTGCCAAAGCAAGCTGTCAGTTCAGTTGATGAAGAAAAACTTGGAGCAGGAAATTTATTATATCAGATTAATGGCACAAATTCAAGTTTGTTTTCGAGGAATTTGAGAATATTGGATTCTTTTGATGATGAATATGGTGGAGTCATTGTTGATTCAGAAAGATTACCAGCTAATTCAACTGTCTTTGCTTCCATGCTTAGTTTCTCAATTTCTCACTGGAAATCAAAG GGAAAGAAGGGAATTTGGCTGAAGTTGCCAGTGGAAAAATCAGATCTTGTTCCAGTTGCTATCAAG GAAGGGTTTGAATATCACCATGCAGAGAGAGGATACGTAATGTTAACTTACTGGCTACCTGAAGGACCCAGCATGCTTCCTGCCAATGCTTCACATCAAGTAGGCGTTGGAGGATTTGTCATCAATGACAAAAACGAG GTTCTTGTAGTACTAGAGAAATACTGTGCTCCCCAATTTGTTGGACTTTGGAAAATACCAACAGGTTTCATTGTTGAG TCAGAGGAGATATTTACAGGAGCTGTAAGAGAAGTCAAGGAAGAAACTGGG GTTGACACTGAATTTTTGGAAGTAGTAGCATTCAG GCATGTGCACAATGTGGCCTTTGAAAAGTCTGATTTGTTCTTCATCTGCATGCTAAAGCCTGTATCAACTCACATTATGGTTGACGATCATGAAATTCAAGCAGCCAAA TGGATGCCATTAGTTGAGTTTGTGGAGCAACCATTGATTCAACAAGATTGTATGTTCAAGAAAGTGATTGATATCTGCATTGAGCGTCTGGGGAAGCGTTATTGCGGGTTATCTGTACATCAAGTGGCTTCTACATTTGATGGCAAAACATCGTCTCTGTACTATAATGTCATCGACTCACAACATAACAACTGTATAGGCAACTGA
- the LOC107939539 gene encoding nudix hydrolase 8 isoform X2 — protein sequence MECSFFSSKYMPMSEIARLERTNSSQFSSFRPLVEVKSTPHFSSCRGISPKASHSSTPNYSYVPKQAVSSVDEEKLGAGNLLYQINGTNSSLFSRNLRILDSFDDEYGGVIVDSERLPANSTVFASMLSFSISHWKSKGKKGIWLKLPVEKSDLVPVAIKEGFEYHHAERGYVMLTYWLPEGPSMLPANASHQVGVGGFVINDKNEVLVVLEKYCAPQFVGLWKIPTGFIVESEEIFTGAVREVKEETGVDTEFLEVVAFRHVHNVAFEKSDLFFICMLKPVSTHIMVDDHEIQAAKIGYYCSGCH from the exons ATGGAGTGCAGCTTTTTTAGTTCAAAGTATATGCCAATGTCTGAGATAGCACGTCTTGAAAGGACAAATTCAAGCCAGTTTTCGAGTTTCAGGCCATTGGTTGAAGTTAAATCCACCCCACACTTCAGTTCTTGCAGAg GTATATCTCCGAAGGCTTCTCATTCAAGTACTCCGAACTACAGTTATGTGCCAAAGCAAGCTGTCAGTTCAGTTGATGAAGAAAAACTTGGAGCAGGAAATTTATTATATCAGATTAATGGCACAAATTCAAGTTTGTTTTCGAGGAATTTGAGAATATTGGATTCTTTTGATGATGAATATGGTGGAGTCATTGTTGATTCAGAAAGATTACCAGCTAATTCAACTGTCTTTGCTTCCATGCTTAGTTTCTCAATTTCTCACTGGAAATCAAAG GGAAAGAAGGGAATTTGGCTGAAGTTGCCAGTGGAAAAATCAGATCTTGTTCCAGTTGCTATCAAG GAAGGGTTTGAATATCACCATGCAGAGAGAGGATACGTAATGTTAACTTACTGGCTACCTGAAGGACCCAGCATGCTTCCTGCCAATGCTTCACATCAAGTAGGCGTTGGAGGATTTGTCATCAATGACAAAAACGAG GTTCTTGTAGTACTAGAGAAATACTGTGCTCCCCAATTTGTTGGACTTTGGAAAATACCAACAGGTTTCATTGTTGAG TCAGAGGAGATATTTACAGGAGCTGTAAGAGAAGTCAAGGAAGAAACTGGG GTTGACACTGAATTTTTGGAAGTAGTAGCATTCAG GCATGTGCACAATGTGGCCTTTGAAAAGTCTGATTTGTTCTTCATCTGCATGCTAAAGCCTGTATCAACTCACATTATGGTTGACGATCATGAAATTCAAGCAGCCAAA ATTGGCTATTATTGCAGTGGATGCCATTAG
- the LOC107939545 gene encoding deSI-like protein At4g17486 isoform X1, whose protein sequence is MRLFPSNSSKGQSNGGSNRALLHLNVYDLTPINNYLYWFGIGIYHSGIEVHGLEYGFGAHEYPTSGVFEVEPRSCPGFIFRRSIVLGSTNLSRSEFRSLMEQLSQKYHGDTYHLIAKNCNHFTNEVCMQLTGKPIPGWVNRLAQLVSGSFCNCLLPESIQVTAVRHLPDHPAYSGYFSNADDERSNSAATSLTGESDEEDANHHLLTTQNSDVAFLKEKPLRFAKELL, encoded by the exons ATGCGGTTGTTTCCATCGAATTCGAGTAAGGGTCAGAGTAATGGTGGAAGCAATCGTGCTTTGTTGCATCTCAATGTATATGACCTCACACCTATAAATAACTACCTTTACTGGTTTGGGATTGGGATATACCACTCGGGTATAGAAG TACATGGTTTGGAGTACGGATTTGGAGCACATGAGTACCCCACAAGTGGGGTGTTTGAAGTGGAACCAAGAAGTTGTCCCGGCTTCATATTCAGAAGATCAATAGTATTGGGCAGCACTAACTTGTCTCGTTCAGAATTTCGGTCACTTATGGAGCAGCTTTCCCAGAAGTACCATGGGGACACGTACCATTTAATTGCTAAGAATTGCAACCATTTCACCAATGAAGTATGCATGCAGCTAACTGGAAAGCCTATTCCTGGATGGGTAAATAGGCTGGCTCAATTAG TTTCAGGTTCATTTTGTAACTGTCTACTTCCAGAAAGCATTCAGGTTACTGCAGTTCGACATCTTCCTGATCATCCAGCATATTCCG GCTATTTTTCCAACGCAGATGATGAAAGATCAAATTCTGCTGCAACATCTTTAACAGGAGAGAGCGATGAAGAGGATGCAAATCATCATCTCTTGACTACACAAAACAGTGATGTCGCATTTCTAAAAGAGAAGCCACTGAGGTTTGCCAAAGAACTCCTCTGA
- the LOC107939545 gene encoding deSI-like protein At4g17486 isoform X3: MRLFPSNSSKGQSNGGSNRALLHLNVYDLTPINNYLYWFGIGIYHSGIEVHGLEYGFGAHEYPTSGVFEVEPRSCPGFIFRRSIVLGSTNLSRSEFRSLMEQLSQKYHGDTYHLIAKNCNHFTNEVCMQLTGKPIPGWVNRLAQLVSGSFCNCLLPESIQVTAVRHLPDHPAYSDDERSNSAATSLTGESDEEDANHHLLTTQNSDVAFLKEKPLRFAKELL, encoded by the exons ATGCGGTTGTTTCCATCGAATTCGAGTAAGGGTCAGAGTAATGGTGGAAGCAATCGTGCTTTGTTGCATCTCAATGTATATGACCTCACACCTATAAATAACTACCTTTACTGGTTTGGGATTGGGATATACCACTCGGGTATAGAAG TACATGGTTTGGAGTACGGATTTGGAGCACATGAGTACCCCACAAGTGGGGTGTTTGAAGTGGAACCAAGAAGTTGTCCCGGCTTCATATTCAGAAGATCAATAGTATTGGGCAGCACTAACTTGTCTCGTTCAGAATTTCGGTCACTTATGGAGCAGCTTTCCCAGAAGTACCATGGGGACACGTACCATTTAATTGCTAAGAATTGCAACCATTTCACCAATGAAGTATGCATGCAGCTAACTGGAAAGCCTATTCCTGGATGGGTAAATAGGCTGGCTCAATTAG TTTCAGGTTCATTTTGTAACTGTCTACTTCCAGAAAGCATTCAGGTTACTGCAGTTCGACATCTTCCTGATCATCCAGCATATTCCG ATGATGAAAGATCAAATTCTGCTGCAACATCTTTAACAGGAGAGAGCGATGAAGAGGATGCAAATCATCATCTCTTGACTACACAAAACAGTGATGTCGCATTTCTAAAAGAGAAGCCACTGAGGTTTGCCAAAGAACTCCTCTGA
- the LOC107939544 gene encoding uncharacterized protein — MDEIFMAIEKSCKEVALEWSTKEKMRGFDHFLHEHPLNFCDTHSLLKEFLNCSGCGEGLSGLICACSTCYNFFLHKSCAELPREIQNFFHPCPLLLNILNSYTCNACFKEGSGFTYRCVKCDFDMHVKCAQRPTIQSQGDEEELIQHFTHWHPLKLVPPNNHLEVGCAICNKLCFVNASDTSAYGCQDCNFYVHHSCMIDIPRQINHFFHRSCPLVLLTKKPYQCEGCDEASSGLAFCCGKCKFQLDVKCALLPTVESKDAEKIQHPAHKHPLALHESKEFGTEVRCRACGEHCLLDPCFGCSKISCTFFLHRKCVVELQPEIHHPFHSLHPLTLLRDLSYQCKVCYEDVLGLAYCCVQCKFQLDVKCTLFPTIESKDADKILHCAHKHPLALCDSKELGDEVRCRACAKSCFAPFFGCTECNFFLHRSCAVKVQEKEIHHPFHPLHALTLSSPLPLPHHKAFQCSSCLGLDDWFLLRYRCAKCDFELHIDCSKPKVTIPDFKYERHIHYLSYFDNTLAPVECNICHEHAQTGFFRCVACAFNIHIYCIRSTPKTIKHQRHLHPLTVTKSPFQYEMISSEHANCSNDEFYCDVCEKRRYKFESVYYCPECKFIAEVRCVISELLPSLTISEEQTTEKGTVGSRNEGSSAVEETIGNLNDQIAKSKQERKALKKEVEKHREILKGLEEELEQKNWEVRKLKTDCFLYKYRLSLDMKGHENPTKASADLP; from the exons ATGGATGAAATATTTATGGCCATAGAGAAGTCTTGTAAAGAAGTGGCCTTGGAGTGGAGTACCAAAGAAAAAATGAGGGGGTTTGACCATTTTCTTCATGAACATCCATTGAACTTCTGTGATACTCACTCGTTGCTCAAAGAATTTCTTAACTGTTCGGGATGTGGCGAAGGCTTATCGGGTTTGATCTGTGCATGCAGTACCTGCTACAACTTTTTCCTCCATAAATCCTGTGCCGAGCTTCCAAGAGAGATCCAAAATTTCTTTCATCCATGCCCTCTTCTCCTCAACATTCTAAATTCCTATACATGTAATGCTTGTTTCAAAGAAGGCTCAGGTTTTACCTACCGCTGCGTCAAGTGTGATTTTGATATGCATGTTAAATGCGCCCAACGACCCACCATACAATCACAAGGGGATGAAGAAGAGCTTATTCAACATTTTACTCACTGGCATCCCCTAAAACTTGTTCCTCCCAATAATCATTTGGAGGTTGGGTGCGCCATATGTAACAAGCTCTGCTTTGTCAACGCCTCTGATACTTCCGCTTATGGTTGCCAGGATTGCAACTTTTATGTCCACCATTCATGCATGATCGATATTCCACGCCAaatcaatcatttctttcatcgGTCATGTCCTCTGGTTTTACTCACCAAAAAACCTTACCAATGTGAGGGATGTGATGAAGCTAGCTCAGGCTTGGCCTTCTGCTGCGGAAAGTGTAAATTCCAATTGGATGTCAAATGCGCCTTGCTTCCGACTGTAGAATCTAAAGACGCCGAAAAGATTCAACATCCAGCCCACAAGCATCCACTAGCACTCCATGAAAGCAAGGAATTCGGCACTGAAGTTCGATGCAGAGCTTGTGGAGAACATTGCTTGTTAGATCCTTGTTTCGGTTGTAGCAAAATATCATGCACCTTCTTTCTACATAGAAAGTGTGTTGTTGAGTTGCAGCCGGAAATACATCATCCTTTTCATTCCCTACACCCTCTCACTCTACTCCGTGACTTATCTTACCAGTGTAAGGTTTGTTATGAAGATGTCTTAGGGTTGGCCTATTGTTGCGTACAATGTAAATTCCAACTGGATGTCAAATGCACCTTATTTCCGACTATAGAGTCCAAAGATGCTGATAAGATTCTACATTGTGCCCACAAGCATCCCCTAGCACTTTGTGACAGCAAGGAATTAGGCGATGAAGTTCGATGCAGAGCATGCGCAAAGAGTTGCTTTGCTCCCTTCTTCGGTTGTACGGAATGCAACTTCTTTTTACACAGATCTTGTGCTGTTAAGGTACAAGAGAAAGAGATCCATCATCCCTTTCATCCCCTACACGCTCTCACCCTCTCATCACCCCTACCACTTCCTCATCATAAAGCCTTTCAATGTTCTTCATGCCTGGGGTTGGATGACTGGTTTTTGCTGCGGTATCGTTGTGCCAAATGTGACTTTGAGCTTCATATCGATTGTTCTAAGCCTAAGGTCACAATACCCGACTTCAAGTATGAACGTCACATACACTACCTCTCTTATTTTGATAACACACTTGCCCCTGTTGAGTGCAACATTTGCCATGAGCATGCTCAAACGGGCTTCTTTCGATGCGTGGCTTGTGCATTTAACATCCATATCTACTGCATTCGCTCAACACCAAAGACAATAAAACATCAACGCCATTTGCATCCTTTGACTGTTACAAAATCGCCTTTCcaatatgaaatgatttcctcTGAACATGCAAATTGCTCAAATGATGAGTTCTATTGTGATGTTTGTGAGAAAAGAAGATATAAATTTGAATCAGTTTATTATTGTCCAGAATGCAAATTTATTGCTGAGGTTCGCTGTGTAATCTCCGAA CTATTACCATCCTTAACTATTTCAGAGGAGCAGACTACGGAGAAAGGCACAGTCGGTTCCAGAAATGAGGGCAGTTCTGCAGTAGAAGAAACCATTGGGAAtctaaatgatcaaattgcaaaGTCTAAGCAAGAGAGAAAGGCtttaaaaaaagaagttgagaaaCATCGAGAAATATTAAAGGGTCTTGAGGAGGAACTAGAGCAGAAAAATTGGGAAGTAAGAAAACTTAAGACTGATTGTTTCTTGTACAAGTATCGCCTCAGCCTCGACATGAAAGGACATGAGAATCCAACTAAAGCTTCTGCTGATCTGCCTTGA
- the LOC107939545 gene encoding deSI-like protein At4g17486 isoform X2: MRLFPSNSSKGQSNGGSNRALLHLNVYDLTPINNYLYWFGIGIYHSGIEVHGLEYGFGAHEYPTSGVFEVEPRSCPGFIFRRSIVLGSTNLSRSEFRSLMEQLSQKYHGDTYHLIAKNCNHFTNEVCMQLTGKPIPGWVNRLAQLGSFCNCLLPESIQVTAVRHLPDHPAYSGYFSNADDERSNSAATSLTGESDEEDANHHLLTTQNSDVAFLKEKPLRFAKELL; this comes from the exons ATGCGGTTGTTTCCATCGAATTCGAGTAAGGGTCAGAGTAATGGTGGAAGCAATCGTGCTTTGTTGCATCTCAATGTATATGACCTCACACCTATAAATAACTACCTTTACTGGTTTGGGATTGGGATATACCACTCGGGTATAGAAG TACATGGTTTGGAGTACGGATTTGGAGCACATGAGTACCCCACAAGTGGGGTGTTTGAAGTGGAACCAAGAAGTTGTCCCGGCTTCATATTCAGAAGATCAATAGTATTGGGCAGCACTAACTTGTCTCGTTCAGAATTTCGGTCACTTATGGAGCAGCTTTCCCAGAAGTACCATGGGGACACGTACCATTTAATTGCTAAGAATTGCAACCATTTCACCAATGAAGTATGCATGCAGCTAACTGGAAAGCCTATTCCTGGATGGGTAAATAGGCTGGCTCAATTAG GTTCATTTTGTAACTGTCTACTTCCAGAAAGCATTCAGGTTACTGCAGTTCGACATCTTCCTGATCATCCAGCATATTCCG GCTATTTTTCCAACGCAGATGATGAAAGATCAAATTCTGCTGCAACATCTTTAACAGGAGAGAGCGATGAAGAGGATGCAAATCATCATCTCTTGACTACACAAAACAGTGATGTCGCATTTCTAAAAGAGAAGCCACTGAGGTTTGCCAAAGAACTCCTCTGA